One window from the genome of Phocoena phocoena chromosome 15, mPhoPho1.1, whole genome shotgun sequence encodes:
- the TBC1D24 gene encoding TBC1 domain family member 24 isoform X1 yields the protein MDSPGYNCFVDKDKMDATIQDLGPKELSCTELQELKQLARQGYWARSYTLRGKVYQRLIRDIPCRTVTPDASVYSDIVGKIVGKHSSGSLPLPEFVDNTQVPSYCLNTRGEGAVRKILLCIANQFPDVSFCPALPAVVALLLHYSIDEAECFEKACRILACNDPSKKLIDQSFLAFESSCMTFGDLVNKYCQAAHKLMVAVSEDVLQVYADWQRWLFGELPLNYFARVFDVFLVEGYKVLYRVALAILKFFHKVRAGQPLESDNVKQDIRTFVKDIAKTVSPEKLLEKAFAIRLFSRKEIQLLQMANEKALKQKGITVKQKSVSLSKRQFVHLAVHAENFHSEIVGVKEMRDIWSWVPERFALCQPLLLFSSLQHGYSLTRFYFQCEGHEPTLLLIKTTQKEVCGAYLSTDWSERNKFGGKLGFFGTGECFVFRLQPEVQRYEWVVIKHPELTKPVSLESTTILSSPCHSVSSDPADRLSPFLAARHFNLPSKTESLFMAGGNDCLIIGGGGGQALYIDGDLNRGRTGHCDTFNNQPLCSENFLIAAVEAWGFQDPDTQ from the exons ATGGACTCCCCGGGCTACAACTGCTTTGTGGACAAAGATAAGATGGATGCCACCATCCAGGACCTGGGGCCCAAGGAGCTGAGCTGCactgagctgcaggagctgaAGCAGCTGGCACGCCAGGGCTACTGGGCCCGCAGCTACACCCTGCGGGGAAAGGTGTACCAGCGCCTGATCCGGGACATCCCCTGCCGCACGGTCACACCAGATGCCAGCGTATACAGTGACATCGTCGGCAAGATCGTGGGCAAGCACAGCAGTGGAAGCCTGCCTTTGCCCGAGTTTGTAGACAACACGCAGGTGCCCAGCTACTGCCTGAACACACGGGGTGAGGGCGCCGTGCGTAAGATCCTGCTGTGCATCGCCAACCAGTTCCCTGATGTCTCCTTCTGCCCCGCGCTGCCTGCGGTCGTGGCCCTGCTGCTCCACTACAGCATCGATGAGGCCGAGTGCTTCGAGAAGGCCTGCCGCATCCTGGCCTGCAACGACCCCAGCAAGAAGCTAATCGACCAGAGCTTCCTGGCCTTCGAGTCTTCCTGCATGACGTTCGGGGACCTGGTGAACAAGTACTGCCAGGCAGCCCACAAGCTGATGGTGGCCGTTTCAGAGGATGTCCTGCAGGTCTATGCAGACTGGCAGCGCTGGCTGTTTGGGGAGCTGCCCCTCAACTACTTTGCTCGCGTCTTTGACGTCTTCCTGGTGGAAGGTTACAAGGTGCTGTACCGCGTGGCGCTGGCAATCCTCAAATTCTTCCACAAGGTGAGAGCTGGGCAGCCGCTGGAGTCAGACAATGTGAAGCAGGACATCCGCACCTTTGTCAAGGACATCGCCAAGACTGTGTCTCCCGAGAAGCTGCTGGAGAAAGCGTTTGCCATCCGCCTCTTTTCTCGGAAGGAGATTCAGCTCCTGCAGATGGCCAATGAGAAAGCTCTGAAGCAGAAGGGCATCACTGTCAAGCAgaagag TGTTTCACTTTCTAAAAG GCAGTTTGTGCACCTGGCTGTTCACGCAGAGAACTTCCATTCAGAGATCGTTGGCGTGAAGGAGATGAGAGACATCTGGTCATGGGTCCCTGAGCGGTTCGCTCTCTGCCAGCCCCTCCTGCTCTTCTCTTCGCTGCAGCATGGGTACAGCCTGACCAG GTTCTATTTCCAGTGTGAAGGACACGAGCCCACCCTCCTGCTCATCAAGACCACGCAAAAGGAG GTGTGTGGAGCTTACCTGTCAACAGACTGGAGTGAGAGAAACAAGTTTGGAGGCAAGCTGGGCTTCTTTGGGACCGGAGAATGCTTTGTGTTTAGG CTGCAGCCCGAGGTCCAGCGCTATGAGTGGGTGGTCATCAAACACCCGGAGCTGACCAAGCCTGTGTCCTTGGAGTCTACCACCATTCTGTCCTCGCCCTGCCACTCTGTGTCCTCAGACCCTGCTGACCGCCTCTCGCCGTTCCTGGCTGCTCGACACTTCAACCTGCCCTCCAAGACGGAGTCCTTGTTCATGGCCGGGGGCAACGACTGCCTCATCATAG GTGGAGGGGGCGGCCAGGCACTCTACATCGACGGGGACCTGAACCGGGGCCGCACAGGCCACTGCGACACTTTCAACAACCAGCCCCTCTGCTCTGAGAACTTCCTCATCGCTGCTGTGGAGGCCTGGGGCTTCCAAGACCCTGACACCCAGTGA
- the TEDC2 gene encoding tubulin epsilon and delta complex protein 2, with translation MDTTFTLLAGSLRRLVAELRDALDSCAERQRQLERSLRVSRRLLRAWEPAETLAPEPTPAPETNEEAQSAACIPSPQDLKELELLTQALEKAVRVRKGISKAGEGNKAPSLKSGSIATSPATRASAPPRTSHRAGSRASETKPPRGIRQTRVPTKDLPERRLLSVGDQACMGQGAGDTKPKSGLRNEQIVLSAASQAPEAFTLKDKGILLQLPEAFRKAASRNSRLWAQLSSTQTSDSVDAATTAKMQFLQKMQTTSGWPGPRLSATEVEAEVRHLQKACLLLRLRMGEELMADPQDWMQEYRCLLTLEELQAIVGQCLHRLRELCTVVEQQLGPWPEGRFPRASLPCGGGADPIWSPQLLLYSSTQELQTLAALRLRVAMLHQQIHLEKVLMAELLPLVSKQEPLGPPWLALCRAVHSLLCEGGQRFLTILREDKPAD, from the exons ATGGATACCACCTTCACGTTGCTGGCTGGAAGCTTGCGCCG GCTAGTGGCCGAGCTGCGTGACGCTCTGGACTCCTGCGCCGAGCGACAGCGGCAGCTGGAGCGGAGCCTGCGAGTCTCCCGGCGGCTGCTGCGTGCCTG GGAACCAGCCGAGACCCTGGCTCCGGAGCCAACCCCAGCGCCAGAAACTAATGAAGAGGCCCAATCTGCAG CATGCATACCCAGCCCGCAAGACCTCAAGGAGCTGGAGCTTCTGACCCAGGCACTGGAGAAGGCTGTACGGGTGCGAAAAGGCATATCAAAGGCTGGAGAAGGAAACAAGGCCCCCAGCCTGAAGTCTGGGTCCATTGCCACTTCCCCTGCCACCAGAGCCTCTGCCCCACCCAGGACCTCACACAGGGCTGGCAGCCGTGCATCAGAGACAAAACCTCCCAGGGGCATCCGCCAAACCAGGGTGCCTACCAAGGACCTCCCTGAGCGCAGGCTTCTGTCAGTGGGGGATCAGGCCTGTATGGGGCAAGGGGCTGGAGACACCAAGCCTAAATCAGGCCTCAGGAACGAACAAATAGTCCTGTCAGCTGCTTCTCAGGCCCCAGAAGCTTTTACACTCAAGGATAAGGG GATCCTGCTGCAGCTGCCTGAGGCCTTCAGGAAAGCGGCTTCCCGGAATTCCCG CCTGTGGGCCCAGCTCAGCTCTACACAGACCAGTGATTCTGTGGATGCTGCTACCACCGCCAAAATGCAGTTCCTCCAGAAAATGCAGACAACT TCAGGCTGGCCTGGCCCCAGGCTCAGTGCCACCGAGGTGGAGGCAGAGGTGCGGCACCTGCAGAAGGCCTGCTTGCTGCTAAGACTTCGAATGGGGGAAGAGCTCATGGCAG ACCCCCAGGACTGGATGCAGGAGTACCGCTGCCTGCTCACCTTGGAGGAGCTGCAGGCCATCGTGGGGCAGTGTCTCCACAGGCTGCGGGAGCTATGCACAG TGGTGGAACAGCAGCTGGGGCCGTGGCCTGAGGGGAGGTTCCCCAGGGCCTCCTTGCCCTGTGGAGGAGGAGCAGACCCTATCTGGAGCCCCCAGTTGCTTCTCTACTCTAGTACCCAGGAGCTGCAGACCCTGGCGGCCCTCAGGCTGCGGGTGGCCATGCTGCACCAGCAGATCCACCTGGAAAAG GTCCTGATGGCCGAACTCCTCCCCCTGGTGAGCAAGCAGGAGCCGCTGGGGCCACCCTGGCTAGCACTGTGCCGGGCTGTCCACAGCCTGCTCTGTGAGGGAGGCCAGCGCTTCCTCACCATCCTACGAGAAGATAAGCCTGCTGACTGA
- the NTN3 gene encoding netrin-3, with protein sequence MPGWPWGLLLAAGTLSAALSPGPPGPADPCHDEGGAPRGCVPGLVNAALGREVLASSTCGRPATRACDASDPRRAHPATLLTSAGGTTSPVCWRSDSLTQVPLNVTLTVPLGKAFELVFVSLRFCSAPPTSVALLKSQDHGRSWTPLGFFSSRCGVDYGRVPAPADGPAGLGPEALCFPEPQVQPDGGGLLAFSVQDGSPPGLDLDSSPVLQDWVTATDIQVVLTRPTMLGDTRDATAMAPYSYSATELQVGGRCKCNGHASRCLLDTQGHLICDCRHGTEGPDCGRCKPFYCDRPWQRATAQEAHACLACSCNGHARRCRFNMELYRLSGRRSGGVCLNCRHNTAGRHCHYCQEGFYRDPGRALSDRRACRACDCHPVGAAGKTCNQTTGQCPCKDGVTGLTCNRCAPGFQQSRSPVAPCVKTPVPGPTEESSPVEPQDCDLHCKPARGSYRISLKKFCRKDYAVQVAVRARGEARGSWTRFPVAVLAVFRSGEERARRGSSALWVPARDAACGCPRLLPDRRYLLLGGGPGAAAGGPEGRGPGLSAARGSLVLPWRDAWTRRLRRLQRRERRGRCGAA encoded by the exons ATGCCCGGCTGGCCCTGGGGGCTGCTGCTGGCCGCGGGCACGCTCTCGGCCGCGCTGAGCCCGGGGCCGCCGGGGCCCGCCGACCCCTGCCATGACGAGGGGGGCGCGCCCCGCGGTTGCGTGCCCGGCCTGGTGAACGCGGCCTTGGGCCGCGAGGTGCTGGCGTCCAGCACGTGCGGGCGGCCGGCCACGCGGGCCTGCGACGCTTCGGACCCGCGGCGGGCACACCCTGCCACCCTCCTGACCTCCGCAGGGGGTACCACAAGCCCGGTGTGCTGGCGTTCGGACTCGCTGACGCAGGTGCCCCTCAACGTGACCCTCACAGTGCCCCTCGGCAAGGCTTTTGAGCTGGTGTTCGTGAGCCTGCGCTTCTGCTCTGCACCCCCCACTTCGGTGGCCCTGCTCAAGTCGCAGGACCATGGCCGAAGCTGGACCCCACTGGGCTTCTTCTCCTCCCGCTGTGGCGTAGACTATGGCCGTGTGCCTGCCCCTGCAGATGGCCCAGCTGGCCTGGGGCCCGAAGCCCTGTGCTTCCCTGAGCCCCAGGTCCAGCCTGATGGGGGTGGCCTTCTGGCCTTCAGCGTGCAGGACGGCAGCCCGCCAGGCCTGGATCTGGACAGCAGCCCGGTGCTCCAAGACTGGGTGACCGCCACAGACATTCAAGTAGTGCTCACAAGGCCTACCATGCTGGGGGACACGAGGGACGCCACGGCCATGGCCCCTTACTCTTACTCAGCCACTGAGCTCCAGGTGGGCGGGCGCTGCAAATGCAATGGGCATGCCTCCAGGTGCCTGCTGGACACCCAGGGCCATCTGATCTGCGACTGCCGGCATGGCACCGAGGGCCCCGACTGCGGCCGCTGCAAGCCCTTCTACTGCGACAGGCCATGGCAGCGGGCCACAGCCCAGGAAGCCCACGCCTGCCTTG CTTGCTCCTGCAATGGCCATGCCCGCCGCTGCCGCTTCAACATGGAGCTGTACCGACTGTCTGGCCGCCGCAGTGGAGGTGTCTGCCTCAACTGCCGGCATAATACTGCCGGCCGGCACTGCCACTACTGCCAGGAGGGCTTCTATCGAGACCCAGGCCGTGCCCTGAGTGACCGCCGTGCTTGTAGGG CCTGTGACTGTCACCCTGTTGGTGCTGCTGGCAAAACCTGCAACCAGACCACAGGCCAGTGTCCCTGCAAGGATGGCGTCACTGGCCTCACCTGCAACCGCTGTGCCCCTGGCTTCCAGCAGAGCCGCTCTCCAGTGGCACCCTGCGTTA AGACCCCTGTCCCTGGACCCACTGAGGAGAGCAGCCCTGTGGAGCCCCAGG ACTGCGACTTGCACTGCAAACCTGCCCGTGGCAGCTACCGCATCAGCTTGAAGAAGTTCTGCAGGAAGGACTACG CGGTGCAGGTGGCGGTGCGCGCGCGCGGCGAGGCGCGCGGCTCCTGGACGCGCTTCCCGGTGGCCGTGCTTGCCGTGTTCCGGAGCGGCGAGGAGCGCGCGCGGCGCGGGAGCAGCGCGCTGTGGGTGCCTGCGCGGGACGCCGCCTGCGGCTGCCCGCGCCTACTACCCGACCGCCGCTACCTGCTGCTGGGGGGCGGACCGGGGGCCGCGGCCGGGGGTCCCGAGGGCCGGGGGCCCGGGCTCAGCGCCGCCCGCGGGAGCCTCGTGTTGCCCTGGCGGGATGCGTGGACTAGGCGCCTTCGGAGGCTGCAGAGGCGGGAGAGGCGGGGGCGCTGCGGGGCGGCCTGA
- the TBC1D24 gene encoding TBC1 domain family member 24 isoform X2 produces MDSPGYNCFVDKDKMDATIQDLGPKELSCTELQELKQLARQGYWARSYTLRGKVYQRLIRDIPCRTVTPDASVYSDIVGKIVGKHSSGSLPLPEFVDNTQVPSYCLNTRGEGAVRKILLCIANQFPDVSFCPALPAVVALLLHYSIDEAECFEKACRILACNDPSKKLIDQSFLAFESSCMTFGDLVNKYCQAAHKLMVAVSEDVLQVYADWQRWLFGELPLNYFARVFDVFLVEGYKVLYRVALAILKFFHKVRAGQPLESDNVKQDIRTFVKDIAKTVSPEKLLEKAFAIRLFSRKEIQLLQMANEKALKQKGITVKQKRQFVHLAVHAENFHSEIVGVKEMRDIWSWVPERFALCQPLLLFSSLQHGYSLTRFYFQCEGHEPTLLLIKTTQKEVCGAYLSTDWSERNKFGGKLGFFGTGECFVFRLQPEVQRYEWVVIKHPELTKPVSLESTTILSSPCHSVSSDPADRLSPFLAARHFNLPSKTESLFMAGGNDCLIIGGGGGQALYIDGDLNRGRTGHCDTFNNQPLCSENFLIAAVEAWGFQDPDTQ; encoded by the exons ATGGACTCCCCGGGCTACAACTGCTTTGTGGACAAAGATAAGATGGATGCCACCATCCAGGACCTGGGGCCCAAGGAGCTGAGCTGCactgagctgcaggagctgaAGCAGCTGGCACGCCAGGGCTACTGGGCCCGCAGCTACACCCTGCGGGGAAAGGTGTACCAGCGCCTGATCCGGGACATCCCCTGCCGCACGGTCACACCAGATGCCAGCGTATACAGTGACATCGTCGGCAAGATCGTGGGCAAGCACAGCAGTGGAAGCCTGCCTTTGCCCGAGTTTGTAGACAACACGCAGGTGCCCAGCTACTGCCTGAACACACGGGGTGAGGGCGCCGTGCGTAAGATCCTGCTGTGCATCGCCAACCAGTTCCCTGATGTCTCCTTCTGCCCCGCGCTGCCTGCGGTCGTGGCCCTGCTGCTCCACTACAGCATCGATGAGGCCGAGTGCTTCGAGAAGGCCTGCCGCATCCTGGCCTGCAACGACCCCAGCAAGAAGCTAATCGACCAGAGCTTCCTGGCCTTCGAGTCTTCCTGCATGACGTTCGGGGACCTGGTGAACAAGTACTGCCAGGCAGCCCACAAGCTGATGGTGGCCGTTTCAGAGGATGTCCTGCAGGTCTATGCAGACTGGCAGCGCTGGCTGTTTGGGGAGCTGCCCCTCAACTACTTTGCTCGCGTCTTTGACGTCTTCCTGGTGGAAGGTTACAAGGTGCTGTACCGCGTGGCGCTGGCAATCCTCAAATTCTTCCACAAGGTGAGAGCTGGGCAGCCGCTGGAGTCAGACAATGTGAAGCAGGACATCCGCACCTTTGTCAAGGACATCGCCAAGACTGTGTCTCCCGAGAAGCTGCTGGAGAAAGCGTTTGCCATCCGCCTCTTTTCTCGGAAGGAGATTCAGCTCCTGCAGATGGCCAATGAGAAAGCTCTGAAGCAGAAGGGCATCACTGTCAAGCAgaagag GCAGTTTGTGCACCTGGCTGTTCACGCAGAGAACTTCCATTCAGAGATCGTTGGCGTGAAGGAGATGAGAGACATCTGGTCATGGGTCCCTGAGCGGTTCGCTCTCTGCCAGCCCCTCCTGCTCTTCTCTTCGCTGCAGCATGGGTACAGCCTGACCAG GTTCTATTTCCAGTGTGAAGGACACGAGCCCACCCTCCTGCTCATCAAGACCACGCAAAAGGAG GTGTGTGGAGCTTACCTGTCAACAGACTGGAGTGAGAGAAACAAGTTTGGAGGCAAGCTGGGCTTCTTTGGGACCGGAGAATGCTTTGTGTTTAGG CTGCAGCCCGAGGTCCAGCGCTATGAGTGGGTGGTCATCAAACACCCGGAGCTGACCAAGCCTGTGTCCTTGGAGTCTACCACCATTCTGTCCTCGCCCTGCCACTCTGTGTCCTCAGACCCTGCTGACCGCCTCTCGCCGTTCCTGGCTGCTCGACACTTCAACCTGCCCTCCAAGACGGAGTCCTTGTTCATGGCCGGGGGCAACGACTGCCTCATCATAG GTGGAGGGGGCGGCCAGGCACTCTACATCGACGGGGACCTGAACCGGGGCCGCACAGGCCACTGCGACACTTTCAACAACCAGCCCCTCTGCTCTGAGAACTTCCTCATCGCTGCTGTGGAGGCCTGGGGCTTCCAAGACCCTGACACCCAGTGA